In Procambarus clarkii isolate CNS0578487 chromosome 25, FALCON_Pclarkii_2.0, whole genome shotgun sequence, the following proteins share a genomic window:
- the LOC123756424 gene encoding protein charybde yields MLRVVRQNTYKTQMSHLSSEFFDYEDIEDEAAAALLARHIMGLVHRARKNRLLNLAHGHRPMPAHNTQGGPGAQWLNKILPGAKTSVQVFLPQDFLERVVRDIVRMVEGEANGIRGCTLRVEIWDGEKRVVIGNIVCDPKVASRYTLYVRLVRAPSPATQQSTLWFLSSNNNEAIYISPGYQLEKRRHMIV; encoded by the exons ATGCTTCGCGTGGTGCGACAAAACACTTACAAGACGCAAATGTCTCACCTCAGCTCAG AATTCTTCGACTACGAGGATATAGAGGATGAGGCAGCAGCAGCCTTGCTTGCTAGACACATTATGGGGCTAGTGCACCGTGCGCGTAAGAACCGGTTGCTCAATCTCGCCCACGGACACCGTCCGATGCCAGCACACAACACCCAG gGTGGACCTGGAGCTCAATGGTTAAACAAGATTCTACCAGGAGCCAAGACTAGTGTGCAAGTGTTTCTGCCACAGGATTTCCTTGAACGTGTTGTCAGGGATATCGTCAGAATGGTGGAGGGTGAAGCTAATGGAATTAG AGGTTGCACCTTACGTGTAGAAATATGGGATGGTGAAAAAAGGGTTGTAATTGGAAACATTGTGTGTGACCCCAAGGTGGCCTCCAGATACACTCTATATGTCAGGCTGGTCAGAGCCCCATCACCTGCCACACAACAATCTACTCTCTG GTTCCTGAGCAGCAATAACAATGAGGCAATCTACATTAGTCCAGGCTACCAACTAGAGAAAAGACGTCATATGATAGTCTGA
- the LOC123756421 gene encoding uncharacterized protein isoform X2, translating to MCESGSPCRGPSTPTNDWPVPTPNTLQDPRPLTPDAAVCHQAAVSTEAGDGEGMGEEEGCTVRGGSKWWEWSVPWPGVPKVNQVSHLPLPSCVMVEVEIKEAPGWSGLLHRPPPPNTEDRPNTAVNYNTLGPLSGRNQCQSRKLSPLIFGPLHNIYTKDGQEYYTLPIIQEAPSEVRESREAPYQAIPGVLVTSSEPGNIVDSHQQHDVPRVHMMHEYQALPTQVMCSEVEGTTSSHEYHATLALKQERSDYQPQLTIGQTLFEEKFAGDSLIVCEESWWDPQEGDLSSPTLYAHTGHTSLHLIPTQNSKGVAGSAEEGVQQQTWGHLKEEEEKGEEDDCGYHDRPVVHSLSPDQHYVSSSTCYTTTHFAQIWRWRCTSTASSCASTKQLPPSPPVSTTSSQRSS from the exons ATGTGTGAATCTGGTTCTCCGTGTCGTGGCCCATCTACACCCACGAATGACTGGCCTGTACCCACACCGAACACGCTCCAGGACCCACGTCCGCTCACACCTGACGCAGCTGTGTGTCATCAGGCAGCAGTGTCCACCGAGGCGGGTGACGGTGAAGGTATGGGCGAGGAGGAAGGTTGTACAGTAAGGGGCGGCAGCAAGTGGTGGGAGTGGTCAGTTCCCTGGCCTGGAGTCCCCAAGGTCAACCAAGTGTCGCACTTACCCTTACCGTCGTGTGTGATGGTGGAAGTAGAGATAAAGGAAGCTCCCGGCTGGAGTGGCCTTCTCCACCGCCCTCCACCACCTAACACTGAGGACCGTCCAAACACGGCGGTCAACTACAACACGCTAGGACCTCTCTCAG GTCGAAACCAGTGTCAGAGTCGAAAGTTATCGCCTCTTATTTTCGGAcctcttcataatatatatacgAAAGATGGCCAGGAGTACTACACTCTCCCGATTATCCAAGAGGCGCCATCCGAGGTTAGAGAGAGTAGAGAAGCTCCGTACCAGGCAATACCGGGAGTCCTGGTGACATCTTCTGAACCGGGGAACATTGTCGACTCTCACCAGCAGCATGATGTACCAAGAGTCCATATGATGCACGAGTACCAAGCATTACCAACCCAAGTAATGTGTTCTGAAGTGGAGGGCACAACCAGCTCTCATGAGTACCATGCGACACTGGCGCTCAAGCAAGAGAGAAGTGACTACCAGCCCCAGTTGACGATTGGGCAAACACTGTTCGAGGAGAAGTTTGCTGGAGACAGTTTGATCGTGTGTGAAGAGTCATGGTGGGATCCCCAGGAGGGAGATCTttcttctcccacactgtacgCGCACACAGGTCACACTTCTCTCCATCTTATTCCAACTCAGAACA GTAAGGGTGTGGCAGGAAGTGCGGAAGAAGGAGTGCAGCAGCAGACGTGGGGACAcctcaaggaggaggaggagaagggagaggaagaCGACTGTGGCTATCATGACCGACCAGTTGTACACTCTCTTAGTCCTGACCAACACTACGTCTCTTCTTCAacctgctacaccaccacacactttg CGCAGATTTGGAGATGGAGGTGCACCAGTACCGCCTCCTCCTGCGCCTCCACCAAGCAgcttccaccatcaccacccgtatCCACTACAAGTTCCCAACGCTCTAGTTAA
- the LOC123756421 gene encoding uncharacterized protein isoform X1 codes for MCESGSPCRGPSTPTNDWPVPTPNTLQDPRPLTPDAAVCHQAAVSTEAGDGEGMGEEEGCTVRGGSKWWEWSVPWPGVPKVNQVSHLPLPSCVMVEVEIKEAPGWSGLLHRPPPPNTEDRPNTAVNYNTLGPLSGRNQCQSRKLSPLIFGPLHNIYTKDGQEYYTLPIIQEAPSEVRESREAPYQAIPGVLVTSSEPGNIVDSHQQHDVPRVHMMHEYQALPTQVMCSEVEGTTSSHEYHATLALKQERSDYQPQLTIGQTLFEEKFAGDSLIVCEESWWDPQEGDLSSPTLYAHTGHTSLHLIPTQNSKGVAGSAEEGVQQQTWGHLKEEEEKGEEDDCGYHDRPVVHSLSPDQHYVSSSTCYTTTHFGGAVERASEEDALTCLHPEYTPHHHVSSADLEMEVHQYRLLLRLHQAASTITTRIHYKFPTL; via the exons ATGTGTGAATCTGGTTCTCCGTGTCGTGGCCCATCTACACCCACGAATGACTGGCCTGTACCCACACCGAACACGCTCCAGGACCCACGTCCGCTCACACCTGACGCAGCTGTGTGTCATCAGGCAGCAGTGTCCACCGAGGCGGGTGACGGTGAAGGTATGGGCGAGGAGGAAGGTTGTACAGTAAGGGGCGGCAGCAAGTGGTGGGAGTGGTCAGTTCCCTGGCCTGGAGTCCCCAAGGTCAACCAAGTGTCGCACTTACCCTTACCGTCGTGTGTGATGGTGGAAGTAGAGATAAAGGAAGCTCCCGGCTGGAGTGGCCTTCTCCACCGCCCTCCACCACCTAACACTGAGGACCGTCCAAACACGGCGGTCAACTACAACACGCTAGGACCTCTCTCAG GTCGAAACCAGTGTCAGAGTCGAAAGTTATCGCCTCTTATTTTCGGAcctcttcataatatatatacgAAAGATGGCCAGGAGTACTACACTCTCCCGATTATCCAAGAGGCGCCATCCGAGGTTAGAGAGAGTAGAGAAGCTCCGTACCAGGCAATACCGGGAGTCCTGGTGACATCTTCTGAACCGGGGAACATTGTCGACTCTCACCAGCAGCATGATGTACCAAGAGTCCATATGATGCACGAGTACCAAGCATTACCAACCCAAGTAATGTGTTCTGAAGTGGAGGGCACAACCAGCTCTCATGAGTACCATGCGACACTGGCGCTCAAGCAAGAGAGAAGTGACTACCAGCCCCAGTTGACGATTGGGCAAACACTGTTCGAGGAGAAGTTTGCTGGAGACAGTTTGATCGTGTGTGAAGAGTCATGGTGGGATCCCCAGGAGGGAGATCTttcttctcccacactgtacgCGCACACAGGTCACACTTCTCTCCATCTTATTCCAACTCAGAACA GTAAGGGTGTGGCAGGAAGTGCGGAAGAAGGAGTGCAGCAGCAGACGTGGGGACAcctcaaggaggaggaggagaagggagaggaagaCGACTGTGGCTATCATGACCGACCAGTTGTACACTCTCTTAGTCCTGACCAACACTACGTCTCTTCTTCAacctgctacaccaccacacactttg GTGGAGCGGTGGAGAGAGCGTCAGAGGAAGACGCCTTGACATGTTTACACCCGGAATACACGCCTCACCACCACGTGTCCAg CGCAGATTTGGAGATGGAGGTGCACCAGTACCGCCTCCTCCTGCGCCTCCACCAAGCAgcttccaccatcaccacccgtatCCACTACAAGTTCCCAACGCTCTAG
- the LOC123756421 gene encoding uncharacterized protein isoform X3 codes for MCESGSPCRGPSTPTNDWPVPTPNTLQDPRPLTPDAAVCHQAAVSTEAGDGEGMGEEEGCTVRGGSKWWEWSVPWPGVPKVNQVSHLPLPSCVMVEVEIKEAPGWSGLLHRPPPPNTEDRPNTAVNYNTLGPLSGRNQCQSRKLSPLIFGPLHNIYTKDGQEYYTLPIIQEAPSEVRESREAPYQAIPGVLVTSSEPGNIVDSHQQHDVPRVHMMHEYQALPTQVMCSEVEGTTSSHEYHATLALKQERSDYQPQLTIGQTLFEEKFAGDSLIVCEESWWDPQEGDLSSPTLYAHTGHTSLHLIPTQNSKGVAGSAEEGVQQQTWGHLKEEEEKGEEDDCGYHDRPVVHSLSPDQHYVSSSTCYTTTHFGILLRK; via the exons ATGTGTGAATCTGGTTCTCCGTGTCGTGGCCCATCTACACCCACGAATGACTGGCCTGTACCCACACCGAACACGCTCCAGGACCCACGTCCGCTCACACCTGACGCAGCTGTGTGTCATCAGGCAGCAGTGTCCACCGAGGCGGGTGACGGTGAAGGTATGGGCGAGGAGGAAGGTTGTACAGTAAGGGGCGGCAGCAAGTGGTGGGAGTGGTCAGTTCCCTGGCCTGGAGTCCCCAAGGTCAACCAAGTGTCGCACTTACCCTTACCGTCGTGTGTGATGGTGGAAGTAGAGATAAAGGAAGCTCCCGGCTGGAGTGGCCTTCTCCACCGCCCTCCACCACCTAACACTGAGGACCGTCCAAACACGGCGGTCAACTACAACACGCTAGGACCTCTCTCAG GTCGAAACCAGTGTCAGAGTCGAAAGTTATCGCCTCTTATTTTCGGAcctcttcataatatatatacgAAAGATGGCCAGGAGTACTACACTCTCCCGATTATCCAAGAGGCGCCATCCGAGGTTAGAGAGAGTAGAGAAGCTCCGTACCAGGCAATACCGGGAGTCCTGGTGACATCTTCTGAACCGGGGAACATTGTCGACTCTCACCAGCAGCATGATGTACCAAGAGTCCATATGATGCACGAGTACCAAGCATTACCAACCCAAGTAATGTGTTCTGAAGTGGAGGGCACAACCAGCTCTCATGAGTACCATGCGACACTGGCGCTCAAGCAAGAGAGAAGTGACTACCAGCCCCAGTTGACGATTGGGCAAACACTGTTCGAGGAGAAGTTTGCTGGAGACAGTTTGATCGTGTGTGAAGAGTCATGGTGGGATCCCCAGGAGGGAGATCTttcttctcccacactgtacgCGCACACAGGTCACACTTCTCTCCATCTTATTCCAACTCAGAACA GTAAGGGTGTGGCAGGAAGTGCGGAAGAAGGAGTGCAGCAGCAGACGTGGGGACAcctcaaggaggaggaggagaagggagaggaagaCGACTGTGGCTATCATGACCGACCAGTTGTACACTCTCTTAGTCCTGACCAACACTACGTCTCTTCTTCAacctgctacaccaccacacactttg GTATATTGTTAAGAAAGTAA